A segment of the Methanobrevibacter arboriphilus JCM 13429 = DSM 1125 genome:
CTTCTTCTTCACGGAAAAAAAGTTCTGAAATGTATGTAATTGGATTAAAATATAAACAGTGATGAAATACAAGTAATTAAAATAATTAAATAATTAAAATAATTAAAATAAAAATAATTAAAATAAAAGTAATCAAAATGAAAATAATCAAAATAAAATAGTCAATATAAAAAAATAAGTATAACAAACTAATTAAGCAATGGAAAAATAAAAAATGGAAAAATAAAATAAAAGACAAATATTATTAAACTATCTTAAGATATCCATTACTTGGTTCAAAAATTACTCCCTTATGTTTTAGCTGTTTTATAAATTCTTCTACTTTTTCTTCACTTAGACCATACTGATCAACAAGATTTGATGTTAAAACATTAATTGGGGCCTGATCACCATATTCTTCTTGAAGTTCCTTAATCTCATCAACAACTCTTTGAAGTTTATCTCTTTCTGATTTAGGAGTTCTACCTTCAACCATATCAACATCAATTTTACCAGTTTCAGGATCATAACCCACTTCTTTTAAACAAGCCATTTGTAATGCAATAGCTCTTTTAGCATCTTCTTCTTCAACAAAATCTTTAAGCTTAATTTTTGCACTTGCTTCTGCTAAACGAATAATAGCCTCTAATTGTCTAGCTGTTATTGGAACTGGAGCATCTTCATCTATAGCACCACTTCTCATATTAACATAAAAGTCTTCAAGAACTTTATTAGATTCATCGGTGAGTTTTGGTTTAATATTCTTTCTAGCATAAGCTATATACTTTCTAAGAAGTTCAGGCTCGATTTCATAATAAACAGAATCTTCTTGATGTATTTTAAGAATGTGTTGAGCTAATTCCCTATCATTTTCAACATTTGGCTTATCTTCAACAACAAATGTTAAATCAAACCTTGAAAGAATAGGAGATGGCAAATCAATTTGTTCAGCAAGTGATTTATACCTATCAAACCTTCCAAATTTAGGATTAGCTGCTGCAAGAACAGAACATCTTGAGTTTAAAGTTGCCATTATACCTGCCTTAGCTATACTTATTGTTTGCTGTTCAAGAGCCTCGTGAAGTGCAGATCTATCTTCTGACCTCATTTTATCAAGTTCATCAACACAAACATTTCCTTTATCTCCTAAAACAAGAGCCCCAGCTTCAAGAGACCATCCACCTAATTCATCTCTTACAGCTGCAGCAGTTAAACCCGCACCTGTTGTACCCTTACCACTTGTATAAATACTTCTTGGTGCAAGCTTTGAAACATATTTTAACATTTGAGACTTACCTATACCCGGATCTCCAACAATTAAAATATGAATATCCCCCCTTAATCTTGTTTTATCTTCAAGCTCTTTAGCTGCACCACCAAATAATTGAAGAGCAATAGCTTCTTTAACTTGCCTATAACCCTTAATAGAAGGAGCTGTAGACTTAATTATTTTTTCATGGATATTCGAATCTTTCGAAAGTTCAATGATTTTTTCTTCATCTTCTTCACTAATTTCAAGCTCTTCAAATTCTTCTTCTTGAGGTTTAATAAAGTTAGCATAAATATAATTTTTAAATTTGCCACTTCTCTCTTCTCTAAAAGTTTTAAGAGTTCCAGTAATAATAACTTTATCACCAGGATTTAAAACATCCACCAAATCATCTTCAAGAATAATTAAAATTTGTTTAGGTTCAGTTCCTCCAGAAAGATTCTCTAATGGCTCCTGAACTCTAGCTGTTTGAGTATCTATATATTTTGATTCTTCTTGTAAAAGTCTAAATGACCTTCCCCCACATTCAGTACAAAGTGAAGGCTCAACAATTGTGTTAGTATTAGCTTGTTCAACTTCATGAAGCCTCATACACCCTCTGCATTCAAAAACACCTGTCTCAATTCTTGGACGAATTTCATCAGTTTTACGAACTATGCCTTCAACAGAAACAAATTTACCAATATATTTACTTAACAAATGTTTAAGCTGAATTAAATTAGTTAGATTTTCTAATCTAATGTTTAAATCAGCGTCTTTCATTAATGGATCGATGTTTTTTACAGCTTTAGCTGAAGCAAGTAGAACATCATCAGGCTTTTCTATTAAAAGATCGGCTAAATCTGGATCAAACATCTCTAAATCGATATAATCGACTATTAAAGATCTATTATCAGGATACTTCTCTAAAACTTTAAAAACATCATCTTTATATTTTGTAGAAAAAAATTCTTCAAATTTAGTAATTGAAGTTTTTGATTTATCAGTTGAACTCATTATAATTAAATTGATTTTTATCTTAAATAAATATTCAGTTTTTTATTGTTTTAAATTTTTATTATTAATAGAATATCTAATAATGATAATAATATTTCAAAAGCATATTAATACCAAAAGTTATTTAATATATGAAGTGAACAAATTATATAATAATACTATAAATAACTATAAAAATATAGACATATTTATTCATAACAAAGATGAAGAAATATGTAAACTAGTTTTTAATAAAAATTTAAGCAAAATTATATTTTTTAATTTAACAATATTTTTTAATTTAACAATATTATATTTTACATCAAGTTTGAGGCAATAGCAATGAAAAAATCACGATTAAATTTGTTTAAATCAACTTCAATGTTAATCTCTGTGTTAGGAGTTTTAATGATAGTTTCTACTATTATTATTGCAGCATATATTGGTTTTAGCATAATATCTTCAGAAATTACCTCTGGAGTTTCATCTGGTTCACAATATGAAGAACTAGCTAGTTTAAAAGCAAATTATACTGAATTAGAATCAAAATTCAATTCAACAAAACAAGTGATATTTGCAGGATCTGACAATACAAAAGAACAAGCATATATAGATGCAGAGTTAGAACTAATAAGAGCAAATTCTGCCATTAGCGATGTTGAAAGTGCATTAAAGGCTGGAAAGTCTTCAAATGATGTAGATGCTAGGATAAAAATAGCTAAAGAAAAAATGACAATAGCTAATCAGGCTTATAATAATCTATAAATTTTCAAAATTAATTTTTTAAGTTTAAAATAGAATTAGTAAAAAAGTAGATTAGTAAAAAGTTAGTTAAATTATTGTTAGTTAAAAAAATTAGTTACGTCATTATTAATATTTATAATGGATTATGAAAAATTATATAAAAAATAAAAAATATAATTATAACAATTATAAACAATATTTAAATTGAATAATTATTATTTTTATTTATCAACCCAATAATTAATTTTTATTATAATTTACATTAAAATATTGCATTGAATTATATTTAATTGGATTATTATTAATACAATTATATTTAATTATTATAAATAATTATATAAATTCAATAAAATTGTATAGATTTAATGCAATCATATTGTAATACAATTCTAAATAATTTATAATTACTAAATATAAAGAGAGAAGGTATCATGGAAAAATATGAAGATTTATTAAATAGAGCTATAGATCAGCTCCCGCCAGAAGTTTTTGAAACAAAAAGATTTAGTGTTCCAAAAGCATATTCTGTTATACAAGGAAATAGAACTTTCATTCAAAATTTTAAAGATATTGCTGAAGCTTTAAATAGAGACCCACAACATTTGTTGAAGTTTTTACTTAGAGAATTAGGTACAGCTGGAAATTTAGAAGGTGGAAGAGCTATATTACAAGGTAAATTCACACATTTCTTAATAAATGAAAGAATAGACGAATATATTGAAAGATTTGTAATGTGCCATGAATGTAATAGGCCAGATACAAAAATTATAAGAGAAGATAGAATATTTATTCTTAAATGTGCAGCTTGCGGTGCTAAAGCTCCATTAAAAACATTATAAGGATAAAAATAATAATATAGCTGAATAATAACAATATAGATAAAATTAACTATATTTTATTATTTATTAATTTTATATTATAATATTTATATTTTACATAATTTACATAATAATTTATACTTTATATCTAATTCTAATTTTTCCTTAATTTAAGTTTATTATTCAGATTATAGATTAATTTGATTAACATGGCTAATTTATAATCATAATTAAAAATATTATAATATAAAATAATTATAAAAGGAAATAATTATAATATTATAACTATAATATGTAATTATAATATGATAATTTATATAAAATAAGATAATTCTAATAAAATAATTCTGATATAATAATTCTAATAAAATAATTATAATATAATATTATAGTAATTATATTAAAAATAATTATATGTACACTAATTATATGTAGATAATTATGTTGAACCTAATAATGAATATTTATTAATAAATATATAAATAAATATGTAATTATGTAATAATATAAATAATATATATTAATAAATATTTATACTATTTATTAAAAGGTTTTAGTATGTTTTGTCCTGAATGTGGTAATACAAAAAGTCCAATAATTGAAGGAATATGTCAAAACTGTTTTTTAAAAAAAATTTCAATATTAGAAATTCCTGAAAACATTGAAGTTGTTGTTTGCGCTCATTGTAATGCAAAATTTGAAGAAGGCAAATGGAAAGAATCAGAAATTCCAGAAGAAGAGATAATTTACAGAGCTTTAGAAAGATCAATCAATGTAGATCCTCATATAAGTCAGGACAAATTAGAAATTGAACTTGAAATTATACAAATGAGAGGAACAATAGCTGAATGTTACATTGAAGCTGAAGCTGAAATATTTGGAGAAACTATAAAACAATCCTTTGAAAGTGAAGTGAGATTATTAAGAAATGTTTGTCCCAATTGTAGTAAGCAACAATCAGGATATTATGAATCAGTTGTTCAATTTAGAGCTGATAACCGTGAATTAACACAATACGAAATGGATAAAGCTGATAAAATCATTGATAAAACTTTAAATAATAGATTTTATAAAGACAAATTAGCATATTTAGTTCAAAA
Coding sequences within it:
- the mcm gene encoding minichromosome maintenance protein MCM, translated to MSSTDKSKTSITKFEEFFSTKYKDDVFKVLEKYPDNRSLIVDYIDLEMFDPDLADLLIEKPDDVLLASAKAVKNIDPLMKDADLNIRLENLTNLIQLKHLLSKYIGKFVSVEGIVRKTDEIRPRIETGVFECRGCMRLHEVEQANTNTIVEPSLCTECGGRSFRLLQEESKYIDTQTARVQEPLENLSGGTEPKQILIILEDDLVDVLNPGDKVIITGTLKTFREERSGKFKNYIYANFIKPQEEEFEELEISEEDEEKIIELSKDSNIHEKIIKSTAPSIKGYRQVKEAIALQLFGGAAKELEDKTRLRGDIHILIVGDPGIGKSQMLKYVSKLAPRSIYTSGKGTTGAGLTAAAVRDELGGWSLEAGALVLGDKGNVCVDELDKMRSEDRSALHEALEQQTISIAKAGIMATLNSRCSVLAAANPKFGRFDRYKSLAEQIDLPSPILSRFDLTFVVEDKPNVENDRELAQHILKIHQEDSVYYEIEPELLRKYIAYARKNIKPKLTDESNKVLEDFYVNMRSGAIDEDAPVPITARQLEAIIRLAEASAKIKLKDFVEEEDAKRAIALQMACLKEVGYDPETGKIDVDMVEGRTPKSERDKLQRVVDEIKELQEEYGDQAPINVLTSNLVDQYGLSEEKVEEFIKQLKHKGVIFEPSNGYLKIV
- a CDS encoding translation initiation factor IF-2 subunit beta, which produces MEKYEDLLNRAIDQLPPEVFETKRFSVPKAYSVIQGNRTFIQNFKDIAEALNRDPQHLLKFLLRELGTAGNLEGGRAILQGKFTHFLINERIDEYIERFVMCHECNRPDTKIIREDRIFILKCAACGAKAPLKTL
- a CDS encoding 60S ribosomal export protein NMD3; protein product: MFCPECGNTKSPIIEGICQNCFLKKISILEIPENIEVVVCAHCNAKFEEGKWKESEIPEEEIIYRALERSINVDPHISQDKLEIELEIIQMRGTIAECYIEAEAEIFGETIKQSFESEVRLLRNVCPNCSKQQSGYYESVVQFRADNRELTQYEMDKADKIIDKTLNNRFYKDKLAYLVQKTKLKEGYDYYIGSYKSGKKIADAIKEEFGGIINESPRLISQDKSTGKGLYRIWILIRLPKFKKGDFIKYNDKYWEIINIDGKRILIQDLDTFEKIPLQWKEYENIEYIKEEKSIQTTTLISKSPLNMQILDPDDYTVVDIPIINEYFNEVNIGDEVKIIKIENQLYLLQTEK